cacccccccctcccccctcTTCGCTCTCTTTCCCCTCTCGCGGGCGCACTAGCTGCTATACGGATATATTTCATCTTTTCAACTGCTATTTGATGAGTGTTATCCCCCGAACCTGCTAATATGAAGTTCTTCTCCAGCCCACTTCGCGACATGCCTCGCAGAAAGCGCTCCCTCGACGAAATGGCCTTAGCCAACAAGTCCGACTCTGACGACGATGACTACAGCGATCACGCCGTGCGTTCATCACGAGCAACTGCTTCGAGATCGAAAccgaagaagcccaagacCGCGAGAAGGAAGCGCCGTGACTCGGAGGACGACGACATCGTATCCGATGACGAGATCCTAAGCGATGCTGACGAGCTTTCTTTCAACGAGTCGGAGTTAGAAGATGATAGTATGGCTCAGCGGAATGCGAGAGGTCTCGTCGCCCGGAGGGCAGCGACAAAGAGACCGGCGTACAACGAAGATCCAACTAGCTCCGATGAGGACGAGCAAGAGAATGACATTGATGCTCacggcgaggaagatgaagaagaaccagATCCTCCTGTGGAAAAGCAGAAGAGCACCGTGTTAAAATTGAAGATCCCCCCTGCTGCTCTCAGGCGACAAAATGAGATtttgcagcagcagaacGGCGGCAACCGCAGGATCACCCGACGAATGCGCGCCGAGTCTGAGGAAGTCGTTGCTCTTACAAATTCCGGGCGCCATGTAGAAATCGTTCAGCGGACGACCCGCAGTCCTGAGGCCGAGGCCCCACTAGCGCGTCGTCCATCCAGAGAAACTCGAGGTTTGAAGCAGGTCATcgtggaggaggaagaggaggatgcTACAATGGGCAATCATAACAATGACAAGACCGAGGAGTACGTGGTTGATGAGACGACGACCGAGATCAAGGGCTCTCAGCTCGAGATTCAGGAAAGCGCCCACGGTAGTTTTGAAGAGCCCGCACCTGCCGCGGTGGAGCCCGCAAAAACGAACCCCGAAGGTGAGGAGGAAGGTTTCGTTCCCGAATCCGAAAATGGCGACGCGAAACATCATcaggacgacgaggacgaggatgatgaaggcCCCACTACCCGGCGAAGGACTAGGACAAATAGACAACCAACTCAGGGGCaccagttagaagaggaggCGTCACACCTCCGTCGCTCCAGTCGCAAGAAGCCACCTCGCAGCTCCCAGCGTAAGGGTCAAGATGACGAGAGCGATTTCGAACCAGAAGAGGAATCgaacgacgaggacgaggacctGCAATCGGAAGAGAGGTCTCAAGCCTCGCCCCACAAGGGCCGTGACGACGATAGCGGAGACTACACAAGCCGGCGTCCAGGTCTACGAAAGAGGGCGTCTCGCTCCCGTGGGCAGTCGGAGGCCGCAGCAGACATTGCTGATGAACTTGCTGAGGAACTACACGATCTCAGAGGTGGCCGCTCTCGTCGGAGGATGCAGCCGGAGATTATCTACGAGAAACCCCGTCGTAATCGCAAGAATGTCGACTACAGAATCATCCGTCCTGATATCTTCCTTCCCATCGAAGAGGAGAACGAAGTCAACGAATCGCCCTCGCGACGCGGCCggggaggcggcggaggaggcggTGGTAGCACCTGGCAGCGTACGCTCTTCCCAACATATGGTCCGTTTGGAGGCGCCGGGCCATCCGCGATCTTGGCTGGCCCCGATGCGCCTGTGGCCACAGGCGGAGTGGATAGTGATAGCAGCGATGACGAAGCCATCCAACCTATCAAACCTGGTACAACAGGTGCTCCCGCGCAGGCCCATGGTGCTGATCCGGTGCAAGGCCCTGCAGGGACACCTGGGAACCTCGGCAAGATTAAGGACAGACAGACATTGGCGGACGCGGACCCGTTGGGCGTCGACTTGAAGGTCAACTTTGACAGCGTTGGTGGCCTACAAGGGCATATCGACCAGTTGAAGGAAATGGTTTCGTTACCGCTACTGTACCCTGAGATCTTCCAGCGTTTCCACATCGTTCCTCCACGGGGTGTTCTCTTCCATGGACCTCCTGGTACGGGTAAAACGTTACTAGCTCGGGCTTTGGCGAATAGTGTCAGTTCTGAAGGTCGTAAGGTGACTTTCTACATGAGGAAGGGAGCGGATGCACTCAGTAAATGGGTTGGTGAAGCTGAAAGGCAGCTACGGTTACTCTTTGAGGAGGCGCGCAAAACTCAGCCTAGTATCATCTTTTTTGATGAAATCGATGGTATGTTCCTATTTCTTCGTTTAATGCCTCTACTAGAAGGAATACTAATACTCGAGCAGGTTTGGCTCCCGTGCGGTCAAGCAAACAGGAACAAATCCATGCGTCTATCGTTTCGACTCTGCTCGCATTGATGGATGGCATGGACGGTCGTGGTCAAGTGATTGTCATTGGTGCTACGAATCGACCGGATTCTGTTGACCCAGCACTTCGCCGTCCTGGCCGTTTCGACCGTGAATTCTACTTCCCATTACCCAACAAGGAAGGTCGGCGGGCGATCCTAGACATCCATACCAAGGGCTGGGATCCGCCGCTGCCGGAAGACATCAAGGATGAGCTGGCCGAAATCACCAAGGGCTATGGAGGTGCGGATCTGCGTGCTCTTTGTACAGAAGCAGCCTTGAACGCAGTGCAGAGAAGATACCCCCAGATCTACCAATCGGATGAGAAACTCATTATCGACCCGAAGTCGATCAGCGTTAGTCCGAAGGATTTCATGCTGGCGACCAAGAAGATGGTTCCTTCGTCCGAACGGTCTACTACCTCTGGTGCTTCTCCACTGCCCAAGACCGTGGAGCCCTTATTACGACGGTCCTTGGCGGAAATCCAGAAACAACTGTCCGAGATCCTGCCCCCGCGGAAGCGGCTTACTGCTTTGGAGGAGGCCCAGTTTGAGGAGCCGGAGACCTCGGGGAGCTTCCGTCGTGAACACATGCAGCAGGAATTCGACCGGTCACGGGTCTTCAGACCTCGGATGCTCCTCCGTGGGCACCAAGGGATGGGACAACAGTACCTGGCGTCTGCCATCTTGCACCATTTTGAGGGACTCCATGTTCAGCCGTTTGATCTGCCGACCCTGCTCAGTGACTCAACTCGATCCGCGGAAGCTGCAGTCGTGCAACTCTTCCAGGAAGTTAAAAGGCACAAGCCAAGTGTGATTTACGTCCCTAGTATCTCAGCTTGGCATGACGAGACCGTGGGCAGAGCTGTTATTTCTACTTTTTTGGGCCTTTTGCGCTCGCTTCCACCGAGTGATCCTGTCTTGGTGTTTGGAGTGCTTGAGTCGATGGGcgaagaggatgagaaggagcCTCCTTCAATCGTGAAGAACCTGTTCGGGTTCTCAAAGAAGAACTTTTTCGAACTGCAGGCTCCCGACCACACCGCACGGCACGAGTTCTTTGCGCAGTTGGTTGATTACATCAAGGTCTCGCCGTCTGAGTTCCCCAATCCTGAGAACCGCAAGAGGAGAGAACTAGAGAGATTGGAGGTTGcaccgcctccgcctcccaAGCCTGCCACGCCGCTTACCAAGGAACAACTGAAagtgcagaagaagaaggatcgCCAGACACTCAATTTCCTCAAGATCCGGATTCAGCCCATCATGGACCAGATCAAAAAATACAAGAGGTTCAGGACTGGTGTGATTGACGAGTCCCAGATTCGGTATCTGTGGGAGGAAGACAATCCGAACATCCTCACCAGTGATTTGCCCATCGAGCAGCGGACGACTTTCCGGCCGTTCGAGAAAGCTCAGGATAAGCACGGGGTTCTTGGTCTCCGGGAGGTGGTCTCCGGAAAATTCTTCTACAACATGGAGATCGTGACGATTGAGAAGCGACTCTCCAACGGGTTTTACAAGCGGCCTAAGGACTTCTTGGCAGACATCAAACGGATTGCCAAGGACGCCAAGCAACTCGGTGATCAGGAACGGATACTAAGGGCTAATGAACTGCAATCCAATGTAGAAGTCGATGTCGGTAACATCGAGCAGACAGAACCGGCTCTCGTCGCTGAATGCGAGCAGGTCTACTTGCGGGAATTGGAGCGGGAGAAGATCGCACTGGAACGAGCAAAGAgggtcgaggaggaagaggaggccTTTGCGCAGGCGAACAAGGTACCGCATGGTAATACCGAATCGACCTTGACCAGTGGCCCCGTCAACCTGGGCGAGTCATTCACGGATGGTGAAGGTGTATCAAAACTGGCACCTGGACAGCCGGATACGCCAGTGACGCCTTCGCGAAACCGTCTCGCTGTGAGCTTTACCTCCAACGGTTATGGCGGAGGTTCGGATCTCAATGATCTCAGCACGCAGGCTGTGATGAGCCACGGCTCGCACGGGGACGGGGACGGGGATGGAGACACTTACATGACCAACTCGGAGGACCAATCTGGCGGAAGGCAGACGCAGGACAGCTCGTTTGGCCCGTCTGCACAGGCTAAGCCGCCGCATTCGCATACCGCACCTTCCCAGCAAGTAAGACGTGAATCCGGTCTGTTGAATCTATCGCAGAGGGAAACCATGACTCCCATGGCACCTGGATCTCAGCCGATTGATTACGCCAATGAAGCCTCCACCACGCAGACATCAGATGAGAAGAAGTCCGAGCAGTCGTCTGgtcctcaacaccaacagcaccagcaccagccttCTCAACAGAACAATTCGTTCCACAGTCCAATGACAGGTCAGGGTGGTCGACACGATTATCCCGACCTCACTCAATACCCTGATCGCTCATCGTATGAGGAGCATCTTCCGGATACGCAACAGGAAGCGAGCAGCCAGCCGTCTCCACGTGCGAATGCAGATAATGCCCATCTCCCGAATGGAAGTCAGAAGGCGCAGCCGCCGGTGCCGCTTTTCGACGCCCCCAACAAACAACAACCACATGGGCCTGCCAATATCCAGGACTTGCTCAATGACGAAGATCAATCTCCGAAGCTGATCCTGGACCACGATTACATCAACCAATTGCATGAGGAACTCACCCAACGCACCAGCGGGTGCTCCGTGGAGCAACTGGAGCAGATCAACACCAACCTGATGGACTACGTGTGGCAGACGCGGGGTGAATGGAACCGCACCCATGTGGTCGCCGGGATCGTGCAGACCTTCAACGCGGTCCTAGAGGACATGCAGGAAATGCAGGAGATCGGGCCTATCAGCCAAGAGACCAAGGAGCGGTTGGGAGAGGCACCGAGTTTCCAGATGTAAGCCGGTTTCGGTACGATGTGGTTCATGATATATGAAAACTGGTCCTTCTTctatccttttttttttttttcttcgttgACTTCGTTTGTTTTCTTACTTAGCACTGGCTGGGTTACATTACTAGGGACATACATACATTCATTTGTTTGTTTGAGATTGACCGTGGGAACTGTAATGAGGTGATGGTGGGCTATTGTGatatttcctttctttttgctttcaATTCCTCGACATTTGTTTATTTGCTGGCGTGCATCTTCCACTAGATAGATGTGTTTGTTTCCTAGCGATTGTGGGAGGATGTCTCCTTCGAAACTTGCGGATTGTTTTGTATGTTAAAATGTGAATATTCATAGAAGCATTACTTGtattcttttcccttcttctttcttcaaaGTGTTCGTCCTTTGTAGACAGAACCTACGATAGTCCCTTAACATGCTCGCGCCCTAGGTGAGATAGATAGTCCATGTTTGAATGCAATAGAATAAAATCAAATGTATACAAACAGACCAGCTGTTGTTATTTCTTTACACTTAGTTTGCTCAAGGCCTTTATCAGCAAGTAATCCCATTTCCCCAACAGTATCAATCAAATGATTTTTTCATTAGAGCCGATAATCAACTATATATTGTCATCTCCATGACCATCTGAAGCCGCCACTTTCCTCTGATACGCACTATGCAGCAGCTCAAAAGCTTCATACTGATAATACAAATCCGCAGTCGTACAAAGAAGTATACCATCTAAATCAGTGATCATCGGATCAGCCCCATTATCACCACTGTATAGGCCTCAACCTGCCCATCGGCCCTGCTACATGAAGCGGCGTCCCTCCCCAATGCAAGTGATGCTGATTCACATCTGCCCCACACCAGAGCAGATGTTCCATCATTTCAATTACATCATCTTCACTGCTTTCTCTGCATGCGGCTTCATGGAAGACCAGGCTGTTCTGGAGGTTGGCACCATACTCAAGAGGAATATCAACAATGGCAGGATTGGCGTCTCGAACTGCTGTCTGGAGTACTGCGCCACAGTTGGGGATAGCAGATGTGTCACAGTATTTGTTGGTTGGGTTTGGGTCAGGGCCGAAGTTGGGGTCTGTGCCTTGGGCAAAGGATCACCGGAGGACTGGATCGTTTTTCTCAACGACGCATCTAAAAAAAGGGTGTTGTTAACAAGTGAATAAATACATAAAAAGGGGATGGAGCATACATCAGAGGAATCTCATAACTTGTTATCATTTGATGAATATCCAATCCATACTCAAACAAGACCTTGATCACTGCTGGTGACTTTGTTTCGCGGACTAGATCAGAATCCATGACTGCCCCATTATCTAAGAGAAACTGCAAGATCTTAAGGTAGTTGTTCATCGCGTCTCTCAGAGCTTAATGATAGTGATCCATCTTTGGGATTGCAATGGGGAACCAATTTTTGAACACAGCCAAGGTTGCTCCGAGTGATCTCTGTTGGAGCGTCCCTGTTGGAGTAATTGATATATTGTTGGAAGGGCATTGTGATGAAGCAATGAGAGTTAGGTGTGATTGTGGACTGGATAAGCAAAGAACTCATAATAACTGAGGCACAATATCTACAATAGGGCACAGAAACGCCCTGCACGAGGCTGACTAAGACACCAGCCTGGCCTTTCTTGAATCCGCCTCGCGTTGTCCTCTTAACATTTCTTCGCCGGCCAACTTCCCTCTTTAATTCTCTGGAGTCGCTGGTTAATTCCAGAGCTCATATATTTTTGTCGTTATTCTCTTTTGCGCAGAAATTTCCATTCCGCCCACGATTGGCCATGATCCACTGATTGATCTGCACATATCACGACTTCCGCTATCAAGAAAAGACGCCGTTACCCTGAACACCGGAATACTCGAATACTCTAATCCACAATGGTCGACTGGGTCAGTCTGGCCATACCGTTCGCCTACCTAGGCGTTCTAATCGGCTCCCTTGCTACCTTTTCCTCGCTATACCGCAAGCGCAAGGCCCGTACGTCACCCCTCGATCCCGCCCAAAAAGCACAAAAGAACATATGTAGCTAACTAACACTCCAACAGAAAAAGCCTCCTCCCTCGAACCATGGTTCCCCCCGCACCTCCAGCGCGACATCTATTTCTCCCTCCTGCACCTCGACCAGCCCTCCAAAGACAACAGTGAGAAAAAGGCTGCGGTACCGGAGTCGGTGCTCAAGGCTGCACTTCTGAGACGCGCGACGGAGGATATTAACAGGGTGTTGGCGCTGCGGAGCCAGAAACAGGCTTTGGCTATGCTTTTGCAGAGGGGTAGtgtgggtgatgatctgtgGCAGCGGTTTACCAGGGCTGagaaggagatggaggatgaggTTAGGGATGTTGTTTCTGAGGTGAGCTCTCTTGTTCTCCCGTGTTCCGTGGATGCTCGGTGCTAATCTGAATGCTGGGTTAGGCAAACGCATACGCACCAAACTGGGGCCAAAC
The sequence above is a segment of the Aspergillus chevalieri M1 DNA, chromosome 6, nearly complete sequence genome. Coding sequences within it:
- a CDS encoding chromatin segregase YTA7 (BUSCO:EOG092606O3;~COG:O;~EggNog:ENOG410PFX7;~InterPro:IPR036427,IPR041569,IPR003959,IPR027417, IPR003593,IPR003960;~PFAM:PF00004,PF17862,PF07724;~go_function: GO:0005515 - protein binding [Evidence IEA];~go_function: GO:0005524 - ATP binding [Evidence IEA];~go_function: GO:0016887 - ATPase activity [Evidence IEA]), with amino-acid sequence MPRRKRSLDEMALANKSDSDDDDYSDHAVRSSRATASRSKPKKPKTARRKRRDSEDDDIVSDDEILSDADELSFNESELEDDSMAQRNARGLVARRAATKRPAYNEDPTSSDEDEQENDIDAHGEEDEEEPDPPVEKQKSTVLKLKIPPAALRRQNEILQQQNGGNRRITRRMRAESEEVVALTNSGRHVEIVQRTTRSPEAEAPLARRPSRETRGLKQVIVEEEEEDATMGNHNNDKTEEYVVDETTTEIKGSQLEIQESAHGSFEEPAPAAVEPAKTNPEGEEEGFVPESENGDAKHHQDDEDEDDEGPTTRRRTRTNRQPTQGHQLEEEASHLRRSSRKKPPRSSQRKGQDDESDFEPEEESNDEDEDLQSEERSQASPHKGRDDDSGDYTSRRPGLRKRASRSRGQSEAAADIADELAEELHDLRGGRSRRRMQPEIIYEKPRRNRKNVDYRIIRPDIFLPIEEENEVNESPSRRGRGGGGGGGGSTWQRTLFPTYGPFGGAGPSAILAGPDAPVATGGVDSDSSDDEAIQPIKPGTTGAPAQAHGADPVQGPAGTPGNLGKIKDRQTLADADPLGVDLKVNFDSVGGLQGHIDQLKEMVSLPLLYPEIFQRFHIVPPRGVLFHGPPGTGKTLLARALANSVSSEGRKVTFYMRKGADALSKWVGEAERQLRLLFEEARKTQPSIIFFDEIDGLAPVRSSKQEQIHASIVSTLLALMDGMDGRGQVIVIGATNRPDSVDPALRRPGRFDREFYFPLPNKEGRRAILDIHTKGWDPPLPEDIKDELAEITKGYGGADLRALCTEAALNAVQRRYPQIYQSDEKLIIDPKSISVSPKDFMLATKKMVPSSERSTTSGASPLPKTVEPLLRRSLAEIQKQLSEILPPRKRLTALEEAQFEEPETSGSFRREHMQQEFDRSRVFRPRMLLRGHQGMGQQYLASAILHHFEGLHVQPFDLPTLLSDSTRSAEAAVVQLFQEVKRHKPSVIYVPSISAWHDETVGRAVISTFLGLLRSLPPSDPVLVFGVLESMGEEDEKEPPSIVKNLFGFSKKNFFELQAPDHTARHEFFAQLVDYIKVSPSEFPNPENRKRRELERLEVAPPPPPKPATPLTKEQLKVQKKKDRQTLNFLKIRIQPIMDQIKKYKRFRTGVIDESQIRYLWEEDNPNILTSDLPIEQRTTFRPFEKAQDKHGVLGLREVVSGKFFYNMEIVTIEKRLSNGFYKRPKDFLADIKRIAKDAKQLGDQERILRANELQSNVEVDVGNIEQTEPALVAECEQVYLRELEREKIALERAKRVEEEEEAFAQANKVPHGNTESTLTSGPVNLGESFTDGEGVSKLAPGQPDTPVTPSRNRLAVSFTSNGYGGGSDLNDLSTQAVMSHGSHGDGDGDGDTYMTNSEDQSGGRQTQDSSFGPSAQAKPPHSHTAPSQQVRRESGLLNLSQRETMTPMAPGSQPIDYANEASTTQTSDEKKSEQSSGPQHQQHQHQPSQQNNSFHSPMTGQGGRHDYPDLTQYPDRSSYEEHLPDTQQEASSQPSPRANADNAHLPNGSQKAQPPVPLFDAPNKQQPHGPANIQDLLNDEDQSPKLILDHDYINQLHEELTQRTSGCSVEQLEQINTNLMDYVWQTRGEWNRTHVVAGIVQTFNAVLEDMQEMQEIGPISQETKERLGEAPSFQM
- the SEC66 gene encoding Sec63 complex subunit SEC66 (BUSCO:EOG09264TQ5;~COG:U;~EggNog:ENOG410PN7T;~InterPro:IPR018624;~PFAM:PF09802;~TransMembrane:1 (o6-28i);~go_component: GO:0031207 - Sec62/Sec63 complex [Evidence IEA];~go_process: GO:0031204 - posttranslational protein targeting to membrane, translocation [Evidence IEA]); translation: MVDWVSLAIPFAYLGVLIGSLATFSSLYRKRKAQKASSLEPWFPPHLQRDIYFSLLHLDQPSKDNSEKKAAVPESVLKAALLRRATEDINRVLALRSQKQALAMLLQRGSVGDDLWQRFTRAEKEMEDEVRDVVSEANAYAPNWGQTIFQSANEMMNNNIIRQRIETHQSKLAEEREWWDRKKTSIQEGFMKELDAEGSTATTTTTKTEPPRPSSSSGANTTAENTTTPTSSTGGVKTPESSAAPSVASDDDAVLVEADAQPGNTTPGGGKKKKKGKK